A segment of the Bdellovibrio bacteriovorus genome:
AAGGACTCTGCTGAGCCGTCAAACTCTTCCGGCAATGAAAGTTCTGCCTTCAGAGCTTTAACCGCAGCTTCAAAGCCGTTCTTTTTAATGTCGGCAGTAATCGGCAATACGGACTTTTCACAGATATTGATTTCAGGGGTTTCGCAGATCGGAGCGGATCTTGCGCCCGGAACAACTTGCTCCGTTTTGGCCTTGTCGCCGGTCTTGTTGCGGTACTTTCTTGCGTAATCAGAATCCTTTTCCGCACAAGCGGCCAAACCCAAACTGATCGCAAGGATAACGCTAAGCTTTTTCATAACTGCTCCTTTTCTTTACGCGTGAGTACTGAAAAACGGCACTTCCGCGGGCCGGATCCTCGATGTTCGAGGCGGACCTGACAGAGAAGAAACAAAGCAAAGGCAGGGCCAAGCCGCTGTCTCAGAATGAGATAACGCGGCGTAGGTGTAAAAAGTCACCAGGCACCTTTTATTTTTTGAGGGCTATGTAGAGGCCTTCGAAGGTGGGGATGATGGCGGATTCAAACAAAGTGGGGTCGGCCAGGCGCTTGTTGAAGTCTTGCATGATGCGGACTTGTTTGTCCGAGAACTTCTGGGCGGGTTCACCCCACACGGAGCCCGACAAGAAGATATTGTCGGCCAGAATCAGGCCGCCTTGACGCAAGTTTTTTTCGGCCCAGGTCAGATAGTCAAAGTAAGCGGCCTTGTTGCCGTCGATAAACACGCCGTCGAAAGGCCCCAGAGCTGCGATTTTTTCAAGCTCCTCACGGGCATCACCCATCACCAGATGGATTTTCTTTTTCGACTGATCCAGTTGCGCGAAAATCTGGGATGAGTATTCGCCGTGCTTCGGGTCTTTTTCAAGAGTCCACAACTCCCCACCCTCCGGCAGGGCATCAAAGATGTACTGCGCCGACAATCCGGTCAGCGTTCCGATCTCGACAAATTTGCGGCAGCCGTGTGTGCGCACCAGCGTTTGGATCAACTTTGCTTCCGCTGCATTGATGCTGATTCTTCCCAAATTCAGTTCATCAGCAAACTGACGGGAACGTTTTTTCAGATCACTTTCTTCAGAAAGAAGTGAAAGCATATAATTGTCTTTGTGGCTTAACACGGATTCACGCATGCCCTATCTTCGCACATCCCTCTTGTGAAGTTAACAGGAAGTTAATTTGCCCGGCACTTACGTCGCCGCTTAGCCTTAAAGGACCTGTTTCTATTAACACGGAGGTATTTTCATGCATTTGTCTTCAGCACTTAAAATTGCCGCATCTTTGACCCTGGTGTTCGCCCTGGGTGCATGTTCCAGCAAATCCAAAAAAGAGGATGAAAACGTCATTGGCCAGCGTGGCAATCGCGGTCCTGACTCAGCCCTTTCCGGAGCCGCGGGTGACTTAAGAAAATCAACCAAGTTCTCAACTCTTTCCCAGAACATTCGATTCAATGTCGGAAGTTCCGAACTCAACGCCTCCAGCCGCCGGGCTTTGGATGAAATTGCCAGCGAGTTGAAGAAGACCTCGAACTCTTATGAGAAAATTCGCATCTCTGGTCTGACGGACCCTCAAGGCGATGCTGATCGCAACCTGCGCCTGTCAGAAGCCCGTGCGATGCGCGTGCGCGACTATCTGGTGTCTCGCGGAGTGTCCGAGGATAAGCTTGAAACCATCGGCAAGGGGGCCGTAGCCCGTGAAAGCCTGGGAACGTCCTCTCAAATGGCGCGGGATCGTCGCGTGGACTTTGAGATTGTCGAATAACGTCAGAAACGGCAAGATAGTGGCTTATGAATCCACTTCTTGTCTTTGATCTTGACGGCACTTTGATTGACTCGGCCCCGGATATTATCGTGGCCGTCAATCGCACTTTGGCAAACCATTCCAAACCCACCTTAAGCGATGAACTGATCATCGCACACATCGGCGAAGGCATTAAAAAGCTTATCGCCGATTTATTTAAAGACGACTCACTGGAACCCGCCGACATCATCGCTCTGGAAATGGAGTTCCTGAAAACCTACGAAGAAGAGATGCTGCAAAAAACCCGCATCTATCCTGGTGTGGAAGACTTCCTGTCCCGCTATCAGGGGCCTATGGGTATCATCACCAATAAAAATGAAATTCCCGCCAAGGTCATTTTGAAACATCTGGGTCTGGACAAGTATCCATGGGTGAATGTTTTTGGTGCTGATACACTTGAAGAACGAAAGCCCAGCCCGCTTCCTTTAAGAACCATGATGAAGCTGGCCGGCCGTCTGCCGGGGAACACCCTGATGATCGGCGATGGCATTCCGGATATGGTTTCCGCCCAAAAAGCCGGCGTGGCCTCCATTGCCATCGGCTTTGGTTATACGGCAACTCCCCTTCTGGAAAAGTACGAACCGCTGGCCGTTTTGGAACACTATCAGGATCTCTCAGCTCTGGTTGAAAGAATCTCAGTCCGGGCCTGAGAACGTGCTGGACCTTAGTCCCATTCGTGGGAGCAGTGTAAAGGATTAACCAAAAAACTCCGATAACTTCTATAGGAATTAGTTTGAGGAGTGGAATGAAGACCCAAGGTAAAATCTGGATCATTTATGATGCCGAGGCGAAGACGCAGACAAAGCCTATGTCTGTTGTGCAAGCTCAAGTGTCGATCCTGTCCATTCCCGAACATGCTCATGCCAAATTCTTCCTGTGGACACCGGGCTGGGAAAGCTGGTTGTCTATCAAGGACTTCCTGGAATCTGATCAGAACTATTTCGTTATCGTTCAGCCTCCGAAGCCAGGCGGTATGCCTTCTCTTCCAGGTGAAAATGAAAACACCCTGACGGCGACCAAGAATGCGCCGGCCACCAATGGGGGTGCTGACAGTCCCTACACCCAAGTGGTTGTGGGCGACATTCCGCTGAAGCACCGTGAACTCGGCGGCTATCACCAAAAAGATTTCAACGGAGATGATCTGGATCTGGCCAAGATCCGCAAAGACAAATCCGACATGCCAAAGCCCAAGAAGAAAAACGACGAACCCGAAGAAGTGCCACAAGCACAAGCCAAGTCAGAGCCGAAGGGTTCTGACCGTCGTCGCGATCCCCGACACAATTTCAAAATTGAAGTCGTGCTGGTTTCCAAGGTTCGTTCGTTCCGCACTTATTCCAAGGACATCTCTTTAAGCGGGACCATGCTTGAAGACGAAATCCCAAGAGACTTCCTGAATAAGCCTTTCGATTTGATTATCGTAAATCCATTTGAACCGGATCCATCCAAAGCCCGCCTGCTCTTCCGCGCCAAAATCGTGGGTGACCTGGCAGACCCTCGCCGTTTGATGTTCATCGAACAGGATGTCACCATGACATTGCGTCTGGATGCTTTGCTGAAAGCTTACGTAGCTTATCAGGATCAAGTTCGTCGCAGCGCCGGCTAATCTTACTCTATACTCTATCAAAAAATGCTGTTTCGCAGGACTGCGCATCTGCGCCCATTCACGACTATCGTCGTATAAATTGCGAAGCTGAATTGTTTGCTCCTTAATTATCTTTCAAATTTTCAGAATAATTATTGTGTTAAAGCCTCTTAATGAAACATCGAGGCCAGTTTTCTCACATCACCGTCAAGACTCTTTAACACAAAACCGATATCTAATTTTGAGAAATCCATCAAGGAGTCTTTATGAGTACACTGAAGTACGTTGTTGTGATGGGGACCACACTAGGTCTGCTGACGGGTTGTCAGAAAGAATTGGAAGAAGCTTCCAAACCCCGCTATCTGTACATCGCAAGTGGCGCCTGCTATTCCGGCACCGGCAACACCACTTACAGTGCGACGACTTCCTCCAATGTGATCTTCCGCATCGGCCTTGAAACTGCCCAGTACGAAGGGCGCATCGCCGATTTTTCTTCCGTCCTGGATACTCCGGGCACCACCCCGGTCAGCATTGTGGATCACGACGATGAACATCTGCTGGCGTTGCTTGAGCACACCGGACAACGTCGCATCGAGCTGATCAAAAAAGACCTGCTTGGCGAAAGACAGACTTTCTATAACAACACCTCCGCAACGGCCCCTATCGGCGCATTACAATCGGCCGCTCGCTATTTGCTTTCCGTCGTCGATGGTCTTTTGATCAGCCGCACGACCGCCATTGAGAAACTGGACACCGGTAAATCCCGCGAAACCGGAACAGGCACCAATGCCTGGGTTCAGGGACCCGGTGGATCTTGCAGTGCTTCGGCCACCAACATCACGTCCCTTGCGACCTATCCAACGTCTTCCAATGCCGCCGGTTACAACATCATTTACACTCATTCCCAGAATGCCTCCAGTGCCAACAACCGCATCGGCATCATGAATGGACTGACCGGCTGGAATGGAACGACAGGATGTCTGGCGGCACAATCAGGACCTGCCTTGACGGCTTATCCGACCGCTTCAGTGTATATGCCTGATTCCGGGCGCATTGCGGTTGCGTATGCGGGGATCTCAGGCTCCATGCTGAATTCTATTTACACTTATGAGGTCGATGAAACCGCCAACACCATTTCAGATCCGGTGAATGCCTATGAGGTTCCAAGTGTGATCTACGGGGCTTCAGCGATGGTCTATGACGAAGTAGAGGGGCATCTGTATGTCGCCACGGGCGGTGCCGTGACCACGAACTTCACGACCGGAAATATTCCGTACAACATTGAAAAGTTCACCTATGACAGCACGACAAAGACCTTCACCCGTGTAGGCTCCACGTCGTATTACAGCGGGAATCTTGAAACCCGCTGCATTTCATCCATGTTTATTGGAAATTAAGGCGTTCCGATAATCTGAACGCCCCAACTGACCAGATCGCCATTGAAGGTCGAACCCCCATCAATGACCTTGATCGTCCAGGTGCCGTTGGAACGTTCCTGGAAGAAGGCGTTGCTCAGGAAAACTTCGTTGTCAAAATCAACCTGACCCAACAAAGAATTTCGCATATTCAAAATCATGCTTTTAGTCCCGGACGGCGACGTCAGTTCCACGCCCAGATCACCCACCCGGTCATGATCCACCTTCAAGCGGATACGAACCCCTTCGATGCGCAAATTGTCTGTCACCGTCACGGTGTTGCTGACGCCGGTTGCGCTGTAATCAGGAATTGCGACGCGTGTGGTGTTTTCAATCCAGGCCGTGCTGGAAAGGCTGGTGGTGAATGTCGAGGTATAATTTTTTGCCAACGAAACAGCGGCGTCCACATTCACCCGGCCAAATCCATACCAGTTATGGAATTTGAATCCCGCACTGTTGGTGACCCACGCATTTTCCCAGACCGCACCTGATGGCAAAATCACATTCTTGGCAGAGTTCCCCGGATAATTTCGCAAAGGATGATTACTGATGGCGCCAGAGTTCGGACGAACCTGCACTGCCGTTTTCGCCAGAATGTATTTCACATCACGCCAGTTTAAATTCGGATTTGCCTCCAGAAGCAGCGCAATCGCCCCCGTCAAAACCGGAGCCGCCGAAGAAGTTCCGTTGAAAGTCGTCGTGTAATTGCAATTGCTGTTTCCGTTGCTACCCCGTTCGAACTCCACTTTGCCAGAGATACTGGTCTGAGCATAACCTGCGCTGCAACCGGTGCGGTCGGTGGTCACCATCGCCGGAGAATCATCGCCGGACTCTCCCCCGAAGGACGAAATCCACACATTCGAACCAACAGAAGAATACGAAGCCGCATCACCCGTAGAATTTAAAGCCGTCACCAGAATTGTGTAAGGCGTGCTGTTGTCCGGATCCAGATTCGAGTTACCGATGCAGTAAGTGTCCGTCGAGCCTTTGCATTCCACCAGGAAGTCATTGCCGGCAGACTTTACATAGATGGAACCTTTGCCACTGCGACCATTGAGCACCCCGTTCAGCAATGCTGTTTCCCAGGCGGCCACAGGATCCGGCAGATAATTCTGCGAGTTCCCCCAGCTCATGTTGTAAACGTCATAACCACCACTCAGTTGCTCGGCCATGCGACTGTAGGTTTGCGAAACACCCGTGGACAGGAAGTTATAAGCCAGCAGTTTGGCTTTGTAAGCAACACCCTTGCTGCCCACGCCGTTATCGCCGACGGCCGCCGCCAGACCCGCCACGGATGTGCCGTGATTGTCATCGGAAGAACTTGGAGGCGCATTGCTGGAGGTGTACGGAGCTGCGTTGTGATAATTCTTGGAAACCCCATACAGGAAGTTGTCC
Coding sequences within it:
- a CDS encoding PilZ domain-containing protein encodes the protein MKTQGKIWIIYDAEAKTQTKPMSVVQAQVSILSIPEHAHAKFFLWTPGWESWLSIKDFLESDQNYFVIVQPPKPGGMPSLPGENENTLTATKNAPATNGGADSPYTQVVVGDIPLKHRELGGYHQKDFNGDDLDLAKIRKDKSDMPKPKKKNDEPEEVPQAQAKSEPKGSDRRRDPRHNFKIEVVLVSKVRSFRTYSKDISLSGTMLEDEIPRDFLNKPFDLIIVNPFEPDPSKARLLFRAKIVGDLADPRRLMFIEQDVTMTLRLDALLKAYVAYQDQVRRSAG
- a CDS encoding O-methyltransferase; the protein is MRESVLSHKDNYMLSLLSEESDLKKRSRQFADELNLGRISINAAEAKLIQTLVRTHGCRKFVEIGTLTGLSAQYIFDALPEGGELWTLEKDPKHGEYSSQIFAQLDQSKKKIHLVMGDAREELEKIAALGPFDGVFIDGNKAAYFDYLTWAEKNLRQGGLILADNIFLSGSVWGEPAQKFSDKQVRIMQDFNKRLADPTLFESAIIPTFEGLYIALKK
- a CDS encoding OmpA family protein, with protein sequence MHLSSALKIAASLTLVFALGACSSKSKKEDENVIGQRGNRGPDSALSGAAGDLRKSTKFSTLSQNIRFNVGSSELNASSRRALDEIASELKKTSNSYEKIRISGLTDPQGDADRNLRLSEARAMRVRDYLVSRGVSEDKLETIGKGAVARESLGTSSQMARDRRVDFEIVE
- a CDS encoding HAD family hydrolase, with the protein product MNPLLVFDLDGTLIDSAPDIIVAVNRTLANHSKPTLSDELIIAHIGEGIKKLIADLFKDDSLEPADIIALEMEFLKTYEEEMLQKTRIYPGVEDFLSRYQGPMGIITNKNEIPAKVILKHLGLDKYPWVNVFGADTLEERKPSPLPLRTMMKLAGRLPGNTLMIGDGIPDMVSAQKAGVASIAIGFGYTATPLLEKYEPLAVLEHYQDLSALVERISVRA
- a CDS encoding S8 family peptidase; amino-acid sequence: MKSFSPKAKMLMGLAVIAAITGTLFTNCAKNSFTAVGEELAGTGADPLLGYAWHINNTGQKVFAADAGTAGVDLNLLQTWTAGLTGNGIKIVISDDGVQDAHPDLKDNFLYGVSKNYHNAAPYTSSNAPPSSSDDNHGTSVAGLAAAVGDNGVGSKGVAYKAKLLAYNFLSTGVSQTYSRMAEQLSGGYDVYNMSWGNSQNYLPDPVAAWETALLNGVLNGRSGKGSIYVKSAGNDFLVECKGSTDTYCIGNSNLDPDNSTPYTILVTALNSTGDAASYSSVGSNVWISSFGGESGDDSPAMVTTDRTGCSAGYAQTSISGKVEFERGSNGNSNCNYTTTFNGTSSAAPVLTGAIALLLEANPNLNWRDVKYILAKTAVQVRPNSGAISNHPLRNYPGNSAKNVILPSGAVWENAWVTNSAGFKFHNWYGFGRVNVDAAVSLAKNYTSTFTTSLSSTAWIENTTRVAIPDYSATGVSNTVTVTDNLRIEGVRIRLKVDHDRVGDLGVELTSPSGTKSMILNMRNSLLGQVDFDNEVFLSNAFFQERSNGTWTIKVIDGGSTFNGDLVSWGVQIIGTP